A stretch of the Macrobrachium nipponense isolate FS-2020 chromosome 23, ASM1510439v2, whole genome shotgun sequence genome encodes the following:
- the LOC135200967 gene encoding 26S proteasome regulatory subunit 10B, with product MTAAEKDQCLADYRRRLIEHREVDSKLRKFREEKKELDKQYDKSENDLKALQSVGQIVGEVLKQLTEEKFIVKATNGPRYVVGCRRQLDKAKLKPSTRVALDMTTLTIMRYLPREVDPLVYNMSHEDPGDVTYNQIGGLAEQIRELREVIELPLLNPELFHRVGISPPKGCLLYGPPGTGKTLLARAVASQLDCNFLKVVSSAIVDKYIGESARLIREMFNYARDHQPCIIFMDEIDAIGGRRFSEGTSADREIQRTLMELLNQMDGFDSLGQVKMIMATNRPDTLDPALLRPGRLDRKIEIALPNEQARLEILKIHSGPITKRGEIDYEAVVKLSDGFNGADLRNVCTEAGLFAIRNERDYVIEEDFMKAVRKVSDNKKLETKLDYKPL from the exons TCCGAGAAGAGAAAAAGGAGTTAGACAAACAGTATGATAAAAGTGAGAATGATCTGAAGGCTCTACAAAGTGTAGGTCAGATTGTAGGAGAGGTCCTTAAGCAGCTGACTGAAGAAAAATTCATCGTAAAAGCAACTAATGGTCCTAGATATGTGGTTGGTTGCAGAAGACAGTTGGATAAAGCAAAGCTGAAG CCTAGCACTCGAGTGGCTCTTGACATGACAACTCTCACTATTATGAGATATTTACCTCGTGAGGTTGACCCTCTAGTTTATAATATGAGTCATGAAGATCCTGGTGATGTAACTTATAACCAGATTGGTGGTCTAGCAGAACAAATTCGAGAACTGAGAGAG GTTATTGAATTGCCATTGTTGAATCCAGAACTCTTCCACCGTGTTGGTATTTCACCACCAAAAGGATGTTTACTATATGGCCCTCCTGGTACTGGAAAGACCCTCCTTGCTCGAGCTGTGGCATCGCAGTTGGACTGCAACTTTTTGAAG GTTGTGTCCAGTGCTATTGTGGATAAGTACATAGGCGAATCAGCTCGTCTTATTCGAGAAATGTTTAACTATGCCCGTGATCACCAACCATGCATCATCTTCATGGATGAAATTGATGCAATTGGTGGTCGTAGATTCTCAGAAGGCACTTCAGCAGATCGTGAGATTCAGAGAACTTTGATGGAGCTGCTAAATCAGATGGATGGTTTTGACTCTCTTGGCCAG gtCAAAATGATCATGGCCACAAATCGACCAGACACTCTTGATCCAGCTTTGTTGAGACCAGGAAGGTTGGACAGGAAAATTGAGATTGCTCTTCCAAATGAGCAAGCTAGGTTGGAGATCTTGAAGATCCATTCTGGGCCAATCACTAAACGTGGTGAAATAG ATTATGAGGCTGTAGTAAAGCTGTCTGATGGATTCAATGGTGCTGATCTGCGAAATGTGTGTACTGAAGCAGGTCTCTTTGCCATTCGCAATGAGAGAGATTACGTTATTGAGGAAGACTTCATGAAAGCTGTTAGGAAAGTTTCTGATAACAAGAAGCTAGAAACTAAATTAGACTACAAACCTTTATAA